The following proteins are co-located in the Planctomycetia bacterium genome:
- a CDS encoding VOC family protein: MPNNLSFFAIHADDVGRAQAFYEKVLKWKFQPWGPPGFLTINTGHETDVCGALQMRHEIVPGLQLNGLECTFDVEDIDATAKAVVAAGGTVIMPKCEIPTVGWLIKIKDTEGNVLCMKQPARK; this comes from the coding sequence ATGCCGAATAACCTGTCATTCTTTGCGATTCATGCCGACGATGTTGGTCGTGCACAGGCCTTTTATGAAAAGGTATTGAAGTGGAAGTTTCAGCCTTGGGGCCCGCCTGGCTTTTTGACCATCAACACCGGGCATGAAACGGATGTATGCGGCGCCTTGCAGATGCGACATGAAATTGTTCCGGGGCTGCAACTGAACGGCCTGGAATGCACTTTCGATGTGGAAGACATTGATGCAACAGCCAAGGCCGTGGTGGCTGCTGGTGGAACAGTCATTATGCCCAAGTGTGAAATTCCCACCGTGGGCTGGCTGATCAAGATCAAAGACACGGAAGGTAATGTGCTCTGCATGAAGCAGCCTGCACGAAAATGA
- a CDS encoding helix-turn-helix transcriptional regulator, giving the protein MSKKRQPLKKGAHSKHDECLVRSLAVRHYAASRVPVHAHDWHQLIYASEGVMWVFTLGKEWVVPPNRAVWVPAGVHHSMELSASVLIHTLYINPVVSAPLPTECSAVNISPLLRELILHTISLGYLKESHPVHASLIPFLLDQLGDLQSAELFLPMPRDERALRVVHWLRKHPDDRASMKQLARHAATGVRTLERLFQHETGMSLGKWRMQFRLLQAVRLLSTRNVSITEVALAVGYDSPSAFIVAFKRFFGTTPSQYVD; this is encoded by the coding sequence ATGTCGAAAAAGCGACAACCGCTGAAAAAAGGGGCTCACAGCAAGCATGATGAGTGCCTGGTGCGCAGCCTGGCTGTACGTCACTATGCTGCATCGCGTGTGCCCGTACACGCTCACGACTGGCATCAACTGATCTATGCCAGCGAAGGCGTGATGTGGGTGTTTACACTGGGCAAGGAATGGGTGGTGCCGCCCAACCGTGCGGTCTGGGTGCCCGCAGGTGTGCATCACAGCATGGAACTCTCAGCATCGGTGCTGATTCACACACTCTACATCAACCCGGTAGTCAGTGCACCGCTGCCAACCGAGTGCAGTGCGGTGAACATCTCCCCGCTGCTTCGCGAACTGATCCTGCACACTATCTCGCTGGGGTATTTGAAGGAAAGCCACCCCGTTCATGCCAGTCTGATTCCATTTCTGCTCGATCAACTGGGCGATCTGCAATCTGCGGAGTTGTTTCTCCCCATGCCACGGGATGAGCGTGCGTTGCGAGTGGTACATTGGCTCAGGAAGCATCCCGATGATCGTGCATCCATGAAACAGCTTGCCCGACATGCTGCTACCGGCGTGCGTACACTGGAACGGCTGTTTCAACACGAAACTGGCATGTCGCTAGGCAAATGGCGTATGCAATTCCGTCTACTACAGGCGGTTCGTTTGCTCAGTACACGAAATGTATCAATAACGGAGGTCGCCCTGGCGGTAGGCTATGACAGCCCGAGCGCCTTCATCGTCGCCTTCAAACGTTTCTTTGGAACAACACCAAGCCAGTATGTTGATTGA
- a CDS encoding DinB family protein, translating to MDVSSALKSQYRAALRTLLAVVEACPEELWYKPNDGGPVYWRVAYHTLFYCHFYLHQKQEDFIPWDRHQPEANYIATVAHENHRPPKPCEPYSQADLKAYWQIIYDDVDRLVDALDLSAAQCGFPWYQMSTLEHQLVNIRHIQHHAAILSWRLRSTSGKAMGWVGKG from the coding sequence ATGGATGTTTCTTCAGCACTCAAGTCGCAGTATCGTGCTGCACTCCGGACATTGCTTGCAGTCGTCGAAGCATGTCCGGAGGAGCTTTGGTACAAGCCGAACGATGGTGGCCCAGTCTACTGGCGTGTGGCGTACCACACGCTTTTTTATTGTCATTTCTATCTACACCAGAAACAGGAAGATTTCATCCCCTGGGACAGGCATCAGCCAGAGGCAAACTATATTGCCACTGTTGCTCACGAGAATCATCGTCCTCCCAAGCCATGTGAACCTTATTCCCAGGCAGATTTGAAAGCCTACTGGCAGATCATTTACGATGATGTTGACCGGCTCGTCGATGCACTCGATTTATCAGCAGCACAGTGTGGCTTCCCGTGGTATCAGATGTCCACGCTGGAACATCAACTGGTCAACATCAGGCATATTCAGCACCATGCAGCCATTCTTTCCTGGCGGTTAAGAAGTACCAGCGGCAAAGCGATGGGCTGGGTGGGTAAGGGTTAG
- a CDS encoding TlpA family protein disulfide reductase, with translation MNRLLTLALMSLMLCTLHARAADLNVGDSAPDFAVNKFLKGEPVKQLQQGQIYVIEFWATWCGPCIDNIPKLTAMQKKYGDKVVFVGVSVFERDQTKVAPFVKQMGSKMNYRVAMDKVEKNGKSSDGHMAKNWLKAAGQNGIPCAFIVDKEGKIAWIGHPAQMAKPLDNVVAGLPAVK, from the coding sequence ATGAATCGTTTGCTTACCTTGGCGTTAATGAGTTTGATGTTGTGTACGCTACACGCACGTGCAGCAGATTTGAATGTTGGCGATAGTGCTCCTGATTTTGCAGTCAACAAGTTCCTCAAGGGTGAACCTGTCAAGCAACTGCAGCAGGGACAGATTTATGTGATCGAATTCTGGGCGACCTGGTGTGGCCCATGCATCGATAACATTCCCAAGCTGACTGCGATGCAGAAAAAGTATGGCGACAAGGTGGTCTTTGTCGGGGTTAGTGTGTTTGAACGTGACCAGACTAAAGTAGCTCCCTTTGTGAAGCAGATGGGTTCCAAGATGAACTATCGCGTAGCTATGGACAAGGTGGAGAAAAATGGAAAGTCTAGTGATGGTCACATGGCTAAGAACTGGCTGAAAGCTGCGGGTCAGAATGGCATTCCCTGTGCCTTCATCGTTGACAAGGAAGGCAAGATTGCCTGGATCGGTCATCCGGCCCAAATGGCAAAGCCGCTCGACAACGTGGTAGCTGGCCTGCCTGCGGTCAAGTAA
- a CDS encoding alpha/beta hydrolase, with amino-acid sequence MMLRSLLVLLVVVSSLRAQVPEATVKEDIVYGRKYGVALTMDVFTPNANRNGAGVIMVVSGGFFSSKEAINRAFFNVMLARGYVVFAVVHGSQPKFTIPEIVDDMNRAVRFIRYHAKDYGVDPDRLGIMGASAGGHLSLMMGCASREGNPSAKDPVDRVSSRIAAVGCFFPPTDFLNYGKEGEVALGTGILQGFWPAFDFQTLDGKKGFVPVDDMEKRKEVGKQISPLYHVTSDDAPTLIIHGDADKLVPIQQAELIIAKLKENNVVCELVVKPGKAHGWAGIDKDLVIISDWFDKHVAKKGQ; translated from the coding sequence ATGATGTTGCGATCACTGCTGGTCTTGCTGGTTGTTGTGTCTTCACTGCGTGCACAGGTACCGGAAGCAACGGTCAAGGAAGACATTGTTTACGGAAGAAAGTATGGCGTGGCACTCACGATGGATGTGTTTACCCCGAACGCGAATCGCAATGGTGCCGGGGTAATCATGGTGGTGAGTGGCGGTTTCTTTTCCTCGAAGGAAGCCATCAACCGTGCATTCTTCAATGTCATGCTGGCACGTGGGTATGTAGTGTTTGCAGTGGTGCATGGCAGCCAGCCCAAGTTCACCATTCCGGAAATTGTGGATGATATGAACCGGGCAGTGCGATTTATTCGCTACCATGCCAAGGATTATGGCGTTGATCCGGATCGTCTGGGCATCATGGGTGCCTCGGCAGGCGGGCATCTTTCATTGATGATGGGCTGTGCATCGCGTGAAGGGAATCCTTCAGCCAAGGACCCCGTGGATCGTGTTTCATCGAGAATTGCTGCAGTCGGTTGTTTCTTTCCACCCACCGATTTTCTGAATTATGGCAAAGAGGGGGAAGTGGCGCTAGGCACCGGCATCCTGCAGGGTTTCTGGCCTGCTTTTGATTTTCAAACGCTGGATGGCAAGAAGGGGTTTGTACCAGTGGATGACATGGAGAAACGCAAAGAAGTTGGTAAGCAGATTTCACCTTTATATCACGTGACCAGCGATGATGCTCCAACGCTGATTATTCATGGTGATGCAGACAAGCTGGTTCCCATTCAACAGGCAGAACTGATCATCGCTAAGCTTAAGGAGAACAATGTCGTTTGTGAACTGGTGGTTAAACCGGGCAAGGCCCACGGGTGGGCAGGCATCGATAAAGATCTAGTCATCATTTCAGACTGGTTTGACAAACACGTGGCGAAAAAGGGACAGTAG